The proteins below come from a single Oceanivirga salmonicida genomic window:
- a CDS encoding type 2 lantibiotic gives MDFVTGAKGTVQPYASPTISSIYCVATIKAISGAAGSFVVSYIASAWAKCRD, from the coding sequence ATGGACTTTGTAACAGGAGCAAAAGGAACTGTACAACCATATGCTTCTCCAACTATTAGTTCTATATATTGTGTTGCAACAATTAAGGCTATTAGTGGTGCTGCTGGCAGTTTTGTTGTAAGTTATATTGCATCTGCATGGGCAAAATGTAGAGATTAA
- a CDS encoding lichenicidin A2 family type 2 lantibiotic codes for MEIKSKIGLGFEELSQEEMDFITGAKGAAQPYATPTTFTLITPSSAACVSGSLSALSGLVSYTKSCI; via the coding sequence ATGGAAATAAAAAGCAAAATAGGACTTGGTTTTGAAGAATTAAGTCAAGAAGAAATGGACTTTATAACAGGAGCAAAAGGAGCTGCACAGCCTTATGCAACTCCAACTACTTTTACTCTTATAACACCAAGTTCGGCTGCTTGTGTAAGTGGTAGTTTATCAGCTTTATCGGGACTTGTTTCTTATACGAAGAGCTGTATTTAA